From one Lotus japonicus ecotype B-129 chromosome 3, LjGifu_v1.2 genomic stretch:
- the LOC130743887 gene encoding uncharacterized protein LOC130743887, translating into MEEPPRKTARVVGPSAEPTASRDRSSTHASNRKRSEEANRGRGRNAEQEPAVQDQQDDEIMADQQEDDIEAEETSGEEEEEEAEEDVGADIEAEFEEESGDEDDENRLWYQGGPFDLCLLTKYGEHIARDIWRSYKRRNYETRGVLKTYNHGRMCHHVVHHARYIRGAVHDAGLRWVMKCTSLSVDQSIISAFVERWHPETSSFHLPWGK; encoded by the coding sequence GCTTCACGGGATCGTAGCTCCACTCATGCTTCTAACCGCAAACGATCAGAAGAGGCTAATAGAGGAAGGGGTAGGAATGCTGAACAAGAGCCTGCTGTACAGGATCAGCAGGATGATGAGATTATGGCTGATCAGCAGGAAGATGACATTGAGGCGGAGGAGActagtggtgaggaggaggaagaggaggctGAGGAGGATGTCGGTGCTGACATTGAGGCGGAGTTTGAGGAGGAGTCTGGTGATGAGGACGATGAGAACAGGTTGTGGTATCAGGGAGGTCCGTTTGACCTTTGCTTGTTGACTAAGTATGGCGAACATATAGCTCGTGACATATGGAGGTCATACAAACGGCGAAATTATGAGACTAGAGGCGTGCTCAAGACCTATAATCATGGGAGGATGTGTCATCATGTAGTTCATCATGCTCGGTACATAAGGGGGGCGGTGCATGATGCAGGTTTGCGGTGGGTGATGAAATGCACAAGCCTAAGTGTTGACCAGAGCATTATTTCTGCTTTTGTTGAGCGATGGCATCCTGAGACGTCGTCTTTCCACTTACCCTGGGGGAAATGA
- the LOC130743888 gene encoding protein MAIN-LIKE 1-like — protein MTITLEDVSTLLYLPVEGEFFSFGNPTREEAAPEVAQLLDVDIELVMEEFDACRGPSLRFSFLHDIVEKHVAANNEVPACRAYMLRLIGMTIFCDKSNIYIGAVYLSLFEDVKNASRWNWGAATLAYLYGQLGEASRNGAKSVAGYLSLLQSWVFAHFPGSLFERRDNPAYTPDRLVALTWEALRGTTEVAQKRMNLDTFLASSDIWRPNVEHYAHWPFPQVALYRGFIRHAGMIFSYLPDRVIRQFGRIQYVPYAPPSSVTCR, from the exons ATGACGATCACACTTGAAGATGTCTCAACATTACTCTACTTGCCTGTAGAGGGTGAGTTCTTCTCGTTTGGTAACCCGACTAGGGAAGAGGCGGCTCCTGAGGTTGCTCAGTTACTTGATGTGGACATTGAGCTTGTGATGGAGGAGTTTGATGCTTGTAGAGGTCCATCTCTTCGCTTTAGCTTTCTCCATGATATTGTGGAGAAACACGTAGCGGCCAACAATGAAGTTCCTGCATGCCGAGCTTACATGCTGCGGTTGATTGGCATGACCATTTTCTGTGACAAGAGCAACATATATATTGGTGCTGTGTATTTGTCTCTGTTTGAAGATGTTAAGAATGCATCAAGATGGAACTGGGGAGCTGCCACTTTGGCTTACTTGTATGGTCAGCTCGGGGAGGCCAGCAGGAACGGTGCTAAGTCTGTTGCTGGTTATTTATCTCTTCTGCAG TCATGGGTGTTTGCCCACTTTCCCGGATCCTTGTTTGAGCGCAGGGACAACCCTGCCTACACGCCAGACAGGCTCGTTGCACTAACTTGGGAGGCGCTTCGAGGGACTACTGAGGTTGCGCAGAAGAGGATGAACCTGGACACGTTTCTGGCCAGTTCTGATATTTGGAGACCTAATGTAGAGCATTATGCTCACTGGCCCTTCCCTCAGGTTGCCTTGTATAGGGGATTTATCAGGCATGCCGGGATGATATTCTCATACCTCCCAGATCGAGTCATCAGGCAGTTTGGCAGGATCCAGTATGTGCCATATGCCCCACCATCGTCAGTTACGTGCCGGTAG